aatggggTTTACCTCTGAAGACTATGATAGCAGAGTTATTACTGAAGTACATGATTTTTTATCTACTGTGATTTTGGCTCATATACCTGTGACTAATACTAATTATCATATGAAAGCTATATACACTTCAATTATGGTAAGACgtcttattttttcattatccaACCCAGATTTATTTGATAGTAAAGATTATTACGGTAATAAGTGTTTAGATTTACCTGGatcatttttatctttactttttgatgacaCTTTTAAACGCTTCACTTTTGAACTTAAATCTGTAGCCGATAAGAATATACCAAAAGTAAAGGCTACTCCGTTTGATATAATCAAGTACATTAGAACTGATACAATTACAAACGCTTTGGTATTTGCTATTCAAACTGGTAATTGGTCTATCAAGAGATTTCGAATGGAAAGACACGGTGTTACTCAGGTCTTAACTAGATTGTCATACTTATCAGCTATAGGTATGATGACTAGAGTTAATTcacaatttgaaaaaagtcGAAAAGTATCAGGACCACGTTCATTACAACCTTCACAGTTTGGAATGTTGTGCCCTTCTGATACTCCTGAAGGTGAAGCTTGTGgactcataaaaaatatttcacttttaGCTCATGTGACCACTGAATCTGAAGACGATGATGCTGTATTACAATTAGCTCTTGATTTGGGAGTTGAACCAGTCAGTTTGTattcagtaaatgatttaCATGaagattatatgtatttaataatatttaatggaaaTATCATTGGTTTCACTAACAAATGTATTGACTTTGTTGAAAAATTTAGGAGATGTAGACGGAAAGGTATATTCAGTAAATTTATTTCCATTTATATATCAGAACGGCACAAGTGTATTTACATCAACTCTGGTGATGGCAGACTATGTAGACCGTATTTAGTTGTAGAAAATGGTCGACCATTACTCACTAATGatcatattaatgatttaaaaagagGGTATTGTACATTTCAAGATTTTATAGATCAATctcttattgaatttattgatgTCGATGAAgagaataattgtttaatagcaTATAATGAAGAAAAGATTGTTCCTGAAACTACTCATATGGAAATGGCGCCTTTCAGCATATTGGGTATATGTGCTAGTGTTATACCTTTTCCACACCACAACCAATCACCCCGTAACACCTATCAATGTGCTATGGGTAAACAAGCAATAGGTACTATAGCTTTAAATTACCAACACAGAATAGATACacttcaatacaatttatggtACACACATATACCAATGGTTCATTCTAAAGCAGTACCAATGATCAACTATGATAAGTTACCAGCTGGTCAAAATGCCACAATTGCTGTTATGAGTTACTCTGGATATGATATCGAAGAtgctattatattgaataaggCTAGTGTTGATAGAGGTTTTGGAAGAGGTGGAACATTTAGGAATTCTAAATGTTTCCTAAGACATTATCCAAATCAAATGATGGATTCTATACAAGGACCTATCATCGATAATGCTACTAAAAAACCAATCTATAAACATAGGGCATTAGAAAATGATGGTATAGCAGCTATTGGCCAACCAGTATTTGATAAACAAGTCACAATCAATAAAGCAACACCAAAAACTATTACTGTTGAAGATGTAGGCGGCGATAGAGGTTTTAAAGAAACACCCTTATTTTACAAAGGATACGATCCATCATATATTGACAAAGTAATGATAACATCAAATAGTGATTGTTTTTTGATCAAAGAAAACTTTAGACAACCAAGGCGGCCTGAAATTGGTGACAAATTTAGTAGTAGACATGGTCAAAAAGGAGTGGTTGGTTTGATTGTAGATCAAGAGGATATGCCTTTCAATGAAGTTGGAATATGCCCAGATTTGATTATGAACCCTCATGGTTTCCCATCTCGTATGACAGTCGGTAAACTTATTGAACTTTTAGCAGGCAAAGCTGGATTATTAGAAGGCAAATTTCAAGATGGTAGTGCATTTGGTGGTGCAACTGTCAACGACGTTAGTGATGAGTTGcagaaacataattataattatctaggAAAAGATGTACTATACTGTGGCATTGATGGTAGACCGATGGAAGCGTATATTTACTCTGGTCCAGTTTTCTATCAACGTCTGAAACACATGGTAGCTGATAAGATACATGCTCGATCCAGAGGACCTAGGGTTTTGTTGACTAGGCAGCCAACAGAAGGTAGATCAAAAGATGGTGGACTTCGGATGGGGGAAATGGAGAGAGACTGTCTTATTGCATATGGTGCTAGTATGCTGATTATCGAAAGATTGATGTTAAGTAGTGATGTTGTGGAAATGGACGTTTGCAAATTATGtggtttattttcatattctgGTTGGTGTCACATGTGCCAAAAAAGTAATTCAGTATGCCGAATCAAAATGCCTTATGCATGCAAATTGCTATTTCAAGAACTGCAGGCGATGAGTATAGTACCTaagatatcattaaaaaaatattgtgactgaaaaatatttgtattaagaatttaaaaacattctaTATTTCCTAagtgtatttgtttaataaaaataatttaaataaataatttgttattattaacagaACTGATAATAACatagattttacaaaatatcataacttTTGTTTAACAAAACACAAAGGTGAGTGttcattgttaatttataattaatttatacatgcaATTAGAAATAACTACTTAGCTTCAGACATTTGTTTGTCCGAGCCATTTAGGGCCACAATTAATTTCTCAATCATtcagttttaaaacaaatttgtatCTACTTTTATGAATTACTAAATGTTCTAATTTTTGGGTTAGTATTCTACATAGatgtctatattttaaattattcaatttgttattttaaatatatcatttaattattcccggcatataataatttacaaaaattctaaaatggtATTCTGTTTGTTTTATGCTTTTTATTTGCATatgatacgtataatatatgcctTAAAAACTGAATCAATTGAGAATacactttgatttttaaaaataccttttaaggtatattttttgttgtttatttattaattaatggtaatattgtttttaacaaaatgtatatttaatttatttatgaaatattgtattaaaaaaaaatatttctagtacttatgtaaaaataatgtatatatatactctttataacatcaataaaatatttttgtttttaaatgcttgTAAAGAAACAGAATAATTAGTAATCCcatattgaaaaacaaaaatttgcatattaatttataacgttaatattttattattaaaatggcttttaccattattatacataaaaattgtccACTAGTTTTTGACCAATTTTAggtgaattattgttttaaatgttttaataacatgtaagaacattaatattatgttataactcAAATTATAATGGTGCTAGGTTATGGAGATTTGGTGTtgactatataattttgtttttatattaacacaaTCCTCATtccttatactttattttgtttattgaatttGCATCagctaacataatattttaaatacatttaagtaaagatcaattatttgaagataacatataaaattatatcttattattttcatctttatatatttagattaaaaactTTCATTTTATGATAGGCAAGTGATGACtgtataatgatttaagaCTTATGACTTATCActcttaacatattttaattttttactttgacaatttttttttaatgtcatattaataacataattacacAGTATCtttaatttgtacataaattgtaaacttaaaacctataaatattatatctaaacaGATTTAATACTATGACAGAGATCATCAACTTTTTAAGCAGTGGGTCacctattattttcaaatcttgTTGGCtacattcataaaaatacatacattaaataattaaaaatacatgtaatgcttaaaatgtatttgtgtgGTTCAAATAGATAAAATGGGTTACAGGCTGAAGAacctttattataagtataatagttttttgcaatattaatataataatatatctaaagaatattctaaaaatgaaaaatatatatgccaCATGGGTAAATATAAGCagaatatgcatttaaaaacagGTAAGTGGACAAATCGTAAAATTACTCACTTGGAAACTCTTCAACAAATAGATATTGAAAAGAAGTTTATTGAACTTTATAaacatctttaatatttttaatcttatatattttcattttgtatacttgtttgcgccgccgccgccgccgatacTACAGTTATATCGGACTAATTAAAAGGTAGACCGAATTCACGGGCTTAGCCGGCCGACTACACAAATTGTGAgttcttttatattatcattgtatttatattagttttattaagttGTGCCCAATTGGCATTaggaacaattttattatacaatattattttatacttagctgtataatatattttgactgGTTGTGCCGAACCGGCAaccttatatcatatttatatacattttttattgttgtgcCAAAAGGgccgtaattatttattattatattatatatgttttaccaTACCTCCAATTTGAGTTACCATTTAATCAGAGTTGCCTATTTGTCCTCAGTTTTTAAGATTACACACATACACTgcaaatatacacacatacatccACCACCCACATACTAGCACTCACAGAGTCGCAGGTTTTGCTCGGCGACCCTGTCCAACTCATGCTGAATGCTATAAACACATATACACAAGTCGGTCGATGTGTGAGTGCAGTGCACGATTTAACTAGGTATAACCGGGCGCGCGTATTAATACTATACGCTTCCGGCCCGtacaatacttataatttacttctatattgtaattacttattatcaaaattttgttttaaattgttttaatgataataattttagtctgGATACATGGACAGTGGACTCTAACAATATTAAtggcttaaaataaaatgtttattctcTAAATGTTtgcttgtataatattcaatttgaatattattcatattatgtgagcaaaatttaaattagttattttgttcacgcaaaatttatttttaatatctgttagttttaagtaatttgtatatattattcatctagCTAGATTATTACAAATCAATTCTTTTAATAGTTCAGAATCTAGATGAATTGTTTAGTATAATCAGTAGTGTGGCGACCATATTTCAAACCTtaagcaaaataattaaataatgacccACTCACTATACCACCTACACACAATagataatctaaaaatgtatggtaatttagaattttcattATAGGACATGGGCcatcaacaatttaatattaaaaaaaattatgttaattaactatacattCATCcacacaaattttaatttttaagcttaaCAAAAATTTCAAAGGCTAAGCAATTGCATTAGAAAAACATCGTTCACCACGCCACTGGTTTATACAACACACAAATTATTGGTCATTGAATACTTACCATTTATAGTTATGAGTTATTATGAGTTTCTTTGACttgtaactatatttaaaaactataatcatattttttaaatgcttataaagttattttatagtttattctcAATTGTATTCaatcatattgtattttataccttttgaattatttgcaatattaaatttttttttttaagtacatttaaaaaatatgatttaatataccaactttaataataattggctaGATTTCACGAGATTTTGTTTgacttttgtttataattaatttaatttcaacttaTACAGAATcttatataaaacttttatataataagtataagctGATTTTGGTAAAATCTGactttaaattgcttattaaaaaatattatggctATAAATTTAGGTgggaaata
This genomic stretch from Rhopalosiphum maidis isolate BTI-1 chromosome 3, ASM367621v3, whole genome shotgun sequence harbors:
- the LOC113558681 gene encoding DNA-directed RNA polymerase III subunit RPC2 — protein: MVEVLRDKEFLVKEYLETRGLYSHHINSFNAFIDSDLKKIIQQNHAVRSDADPNFYLHFKNVTVGHPQVDDGFNVTRNVTPQECRLRDLTYCAPIYVDIEYVKSGMKYLRKGFIIGRLPIMLRSNRCCLYQKSDAELAKMKECIYDSGGYFIVKGTEKVILMQEQPAKNKILVEKDSNGVPTVQVMSSTVDKKSKTNIIFKKNLIYVCHNALEENIPFVIFMKALGVCSDQLILQMVGTEFAIMNQMYPCFLESSKLNIYTQKQALRFIGDRIKKMGFTSEDYDSRVITEVHDFLSTVILAHIPVTNTNYHMKAIYTSIMVRRLIFSLSNPDLFDSKDYYGNKCLDLPGSFLSLLFDDTFKRFTFELKSVADKNIPKVKATPFDIIKYIRTDTITNALVFAIQTGNWSIKRFRMERHGVTQVLTRLSYLSAIGMMTRVNSQFEKSRKVSGPRSLQPSQFGMLCPSDTPEGEACGLIKNISLLAHVTTESEDDDAVLQLALDLGVEPVSLYSVNDLHEDYMYLIIFNGNIIGFTNKCIDFVEKFRRCRRKGIFSKFISIYISERHKCIYINSGDGRLCRPYLVVENGRPLLTNDHINDLKRGYCTFQDFIDQSLIEFIDVDEENNCLIAYNEEKIVPETTHMEMAPFSILGICASVIPFPHHNQSPRNTYQCAMGKQAIGTIALNYQHRIDTLQYNLWYTHIPMVHSKAVPMINYDKLPAGQNATIAVMSYSGYDIEDAIILNKASVDRGFGRGGTFRNSKCFLRHYPNQMMDSIQGPIIDNATKKPIYKHRALENDGIAAIGQPVFDKQVTINKATPKTITVEDVGGDRGFKETPLFYKGYDPSYIDKVMITSNSDCFLIKENFRQPRRPEIGDKFSSRHGQKGVVGLIVDQEDMPFNEVGICPDLIMNPHGFPSRMTVGKLIELLAGKAGLLEGKFQDGSAFGGATVNDVSDELQKHNYNYLGKDVLYCGIDGRPMEAYIYSGPVFYQRLKHMVADKIHARSRGPRVLLTRQPTEGRSKDGGLRMGEMERDCLIAYGASMLIIERLMLSSDVVEMDVCKLCGLFSYSGWCHMCQKSNSVCRIKMPYACKLLFQELQAMSIVPKISLKKYCD